A genomic segment from Aegilops tauschii subsp. strangulata cultivar AL8/78 chromosome 1, Aet v6.0, whole genome shotgun sequence encodes:
- the LOC109754240 gene encoding AAA-ATPase ASD, mitochondrial-like: protein MVSKDLWAGVGSALAFLAGLITLAVNQVRIKLFINKITASFSSTVQITIPEYTANRFERNELFIAIEAYISDRCTDRARKLKAELGSDEQEPHLFVDDEQEIIDTFKGATLCWYAYTEQPRSSVVVQTPGDEERRFYRVAFHRSFRDKVKHSYLPHVLEAGRTVIANNRQRRLFTNNPDGETYWSHVAFQHPATFDTLAMDPMEKQAIINDLNAFRKGKHYYDKVGKAWKRGYLLFGPPGTGKSTMIAAISNYLEYDIYDLELTAVNNNIELRKLFIETKGKSIIVIEDIDCSVDFTGKRGDKKFGGESDNMKKERKQDADGTKLTLSGMLNFIDGLWSACGGERIIIFTTNHKDKLDPALIRPGRMDKHIEMSYCRFEAFKVLANNYLDITITAHHFFELFTEIGKLLHEVDMSPAEVAGYLMRAEEEYAGARLKGLVEALKTRKGNAPMDKATAKEEIVHTDVGGSRSYIKADKREEE, encoded by the coding sequence ATGGTGTCCAAGGACTTGTGGGCCGGCGTTGGATCAGCTCTGGCGTTCTTAGCTGGCCTCATCACCTTGGCAGTGAACCAGGTCAGGATCAAACTGTTTATCAACAAGATCACCGCTTCCTTTAGCTCAACCGTACAAATCACCATCCCTGAGTACACAGCCAACCGTTTCGAACGCAATGAGTTGTTCATTGCGATCGAGGCCTACATCTCCGACCGTTGTACCGATCGGGCGCGCAAGCTCAAGGCCGAGCTTGGCAGTGACGAACAGGAACCCCATTTATTtgttgatgacgaacaggagatcATTGACACCTTCAAAGGCGCCACACTCTGTTGGTACGCCTACACGGAGCAACCACGGTCCAGCGTCGTCGTCCAAACCCCCGGTGACGAGGAGCGCCGCTTCTACCGAGTTGCATTCCATCGCAGCTTCCGCGATAAAGTCAAACATTCATATCTGCCCCACGTCCTTGAAGCGGGCCGCACCGTCATCGCCAACAACCGCCAGCGCCGCCTCTTCACCAACAACCCAGATGGAGAGACTTACTGGAGCCATGTGGCGTTCCAGCACCCGGCGACGTTCGATACGCTTGCCATGGACCCCATGGAGAAGCAGGCCATCATCAACGACCTCAATGCCTTCCGGAAAGGAAAGCATTACTACGATAAGGTCGGTAAGGCATGGAAGCGTGGGTACCTGCTCTTTGGGCCCCCCGGCACCGGAAAATCCACGATGATCGCGGCCATATCCAACTACCTTGAGTATGATATCTACGACCTCGAGCTCACGGCGGTCAATAACAACATAGAGCTCCGGAAGCTCTTCATTGAGACCAAGGGAAAGTCCATCATCGTCATCGAGGACATTGACTGCTCCGTCGACTTTACCGGCAAGCGCGGGGACAAGAAGTTTGGTGGTGAGAGCGATAACATGAAGAAAGAGCGCAAGCAGGACGCCGATGGCACCAAGCTGACCCTTTCTGGGATGCTCAACTTCATAGATGGGCTGTGGTCGGCGTGCGGCGGCGAGCGTATCATCATCTTCACCACCAACCACAAGGACAAGCTGGACCCAGCTCTGATCCGGCCAGGTAGGATGGACAAGCATATCGAGATGTCTTACTGTCGCTTCGAGGCCTTCAAGGTGCTGGCCAACAACTACCTGGACATCACCATCACCGCCCACCATTTCTTCGAGCTGTTCACAGAGATAGGTAAGCTGCTGCACGAGGTCGACATGTCCCCGGCAGAGGTTGCCGGGTACCTGATGCGCGCGGAGGAGGAGTATGCTGGCGCGCGCCTCAAGGGTCTCGTGGAGGCTCTGAAAACACGCAAGGGCAACGCGCCCATGGATAAAGCGACAGCGAAGGAAGAAATTGTCCATACAGATGTTGGAGGCAGCCGAAGCTACATAAAGGCAGATAAACGGGAAGAAGAATGA
- the LOC120966644 gene encoding uncharacterized protein, with protein MPPSSRGVAAVKAANRKPSCPISPMILSLKLWVLAFVNNFAYLPALGTRGGVLIAASSDHYTITPQPLLIGAYSVSVLVTELASNAVWSLTGVYGPQEDADKILFLNEMRALQPMCKQEWIIMGDFNLISRMDEKSNGNVNLAMLRRFQAAIDNLNLKELPLIGRRFHLNFSNQKFSGFRFEAWWPKAAGFQETVSEAWNKPLDIAQESRNLSPEEFELRRLLKSRLLVFAALERIKWRQRSRLVWIRAGDANTRLFHLRANGRRRKNHIPFLHMNGTVISDKDDKAAALLNHFSRILGPHDDAPAQTVNWDYLQLPRTNLSHLDAPFDQDELLKAIKDSPSEKAPGPDGFIGLFYKVCWNTIKVDLLAALNQLSALNANCWNLLNTAYIALIPKKDNALRPSDYRPISLTHSVAKLLGKMLATRLAPEMQHLISHSQSAFLKNRSIQDNFLYVQNLIRNLHRSKEKAIFIKLDIAKAFDSVRWSYLLDALAQFGFGQRFRDLIALSLASTSSRVMLNGTPGPPFYHRRGLRQGDPLSPFLFLLAIEPLQSILSKASDANILSPIALRSAKLRISLYADDAALFINPVKEEVASLLSILAIFGQISGLHTNFSKSSAFPINCESDETAYLLADFEGETRCFPCKYLGLPLGLRNPRRADFQALIDKIIARLARWKGKLLNKAGTSTLQVCSPKNCGGLDIKNLDLFSRALRIRWLWFAWERSSRPSIGSNTPCSPTDHQLFNASTTVTLGNGATTSFWSNRWLNGSAPKDIAPSLFPLAARKCATVAAALTDGRWMKGLQRLNSPDALHEFINLWGLIQHITLSNIEDSICWNWTTNGVYSAKTAYNAQFFGTIAEPALAKIWSMRMEAKVKFFAWLLTLNRLPTVDRLRARGGTQAATCVLCDQQPETALHLTTHCSYSKEVWHLLGTFIPTLHLLPMPPFQGTEEWWLHFSSMSKHTAAAAAYHAWHVL; from the exons ATGCCACCGAGCAGCCGAGGAGTAGCAGCTGTGAAGGCCGCGAACAG GAAACCAAGTTGTCCAATATCTCCAATGATATTGTCTCTGAAACTCTGGGTGCTAGCTTTTGtcaacaactttgcatatctgccGGCACTTGGCACCCGAGGTGGTGTACTCATTGCGGCATCCTCTGACCACTACACCATCACCCCACAACCTCTGCTTATTGGAGCTTATTCCGTCAGTGTGCTTGTTACTGAACTCGCCTCCAATGCTGTTTGGTCTTTAACTGGCGTCTATGGCCCCCAAGAAGATGCTGACAAGATCCTTTTCCTCAACGAAATGCGTGCGCTGCAGCCCATGTGTAAACAGGAGTGGATAATCATGGGCGATTTCAACCTCATTAGCAGAATGGACGAGAAGAGCAATGGCAACGTCAACCTTGCGATGCTGAGACGGTTCCAGGCTGCCATAGATAATCTGAACCTCAAGGAGCTCCCCCTCATTGGTCGCCGTTTTCACCTG AACTTCAGCAATCAAAAGTTCTCTGGATTCCGCTTTGAGGCTTGGTGGCCTAAGGCGGCAGGCTTCCAAGAGACTGTTTCTGAAGCCTGGAACAAGCCG CTTGATATTGCCCAGGAAAGCCGTAACCTGTCACCGGAGGAGTTTGAGCTACGACGACTTCTCAAGTCTAGGCTGCTCGTCTTCGCGGCACTTGAACGCATCAAGTGGCGCCAACGATCTCGGCTGGTCTGGATAAGGGCCGGTGACGCCAACACCAGACTTTTTCACTTGCGGGCAAATGGTCGTCGGCGAAAAAACCACATCCCCTTCCTCCACATGAATGGAACAGTAATTTCTGATAAAGATGACAAGGCCGCGGCTCTGTTGAATCACTTCTCTCGGATCCTTGGCCCCCACGATGATGCCCCTGCCCAAACGGTGAACTGGGATTATTTGCAGCTACCCCGGACAAATTTAAGTCACCTTGATGCTCCTTTTGATCAGGATGAGTTGCTCAAGGCAATCAAAGACTCCCCCTCAGAGAAAGCACCGGGGCCTGATGGTTTTATTGGTCTTTTTTACAAGGTTTGCTGGAACACAATCAAAGTGGACCTCCTGGCTGCACTTAACCAACTCTCTGCCCTCAATGCAAACTGCTGGAATCTGCTGAACACGGCCTACATTGCCCTCATCCCGAAGAAAGACAATGCCTTGCGTCCATCTGATTATCGCCCCATCAGCCTGACACATAGTGTGGCCAAGCTACTTGGCAAGATGCTGGCAACAAGATTAGCTCCCGAGATGCAACACCTCATCTCCCACAGCCAAAGTGCTTTCCTAAAGAACCGCAGCATTCAAGACAATTTCCTCTACGTCCAAAACCTGATCAGAAATCTCCACCGAAGTAAAGAGAAGGCCATTTTCATCAAGCTTGACATTGCAAAAGCGTTTGACTCTGTCCGCTGGAGCTATCTTCTGGATGCCCTTGCCCAGTTTGGCTTTGGTCAGAGATTTAGAGACCTCATCGCTCTGTCCTTGGCGTCGACTTCCTCCCGTGTGATGCTCAACGGAACCCCTGGACCCCCCTTCTACCATAGGCGTGGGCTGCGACAAGGCGATCCGCTATCTCCTTTCCTGTTCTTGCTGGCCATCGAACCTCTACAATCGATCCTCTCCAAAGCCTCTGACGCCAATATTCTCAGCCCGATTGCCCTCCGCTCGGCCAAGCTTCGCATCAGCTTATATGCCGACGACGCAGCCCTCTTCATCAACCCTGTAAAAGAGGAGGTGGCATCGCTTCTATCCATTTTGGCCATTTTTGGACAGATCTCCGGGCTGCACACCAACTTCAGCAAGTCATCTGCCTTCCCCATCAATTGTGAATCTGATGAAACTGCTTACTTGTTGGCTGATTTCGAAGGAGAAACCCGCTGCTTCCCGTGCAAATACCTGGGCCTTCCTCTTGGGCTGCGCAACCCGAGACGTGCTGATTTTCAAGCTCTCATAGACAAGATTATTGCTCGGCTCGCAAGATGGAAAGGGAAACTCCTCAACAAGGCGGGCACATCAACTCT ACAAGTGTGCTCCCCAAAGAACTGTGGAGGGCTGGACATCAAGAATCTGGATCTCTTCAGCAGGGCCCTTAGGATTAGATGGTTGTGGTTTGCCTGGGAAAGGTCCTCCAGACCATCGATTGGATCCAACACACCATGCAGCCCTACTGATCACCAGTTGTTTAACGCATCTACCACTGTCACCCTTGGCAACGGAGCAACGACATCTTTCTGGTCCAACCGGTGGCTGAATGGCTCTGCACCAAAAGATATTGCGCCCAGCCTCTTTCCGCTGGCTGCACGTAAATGTGCAACGGTTGCTGCAGCATTGACTGATGGCCGGTGGATGAAAGGGCTCCAGCGCCTAAACTCGCCTGACGCCCTTCATGAATTCATCAACCTCTGGGGCCTCATCCAACATATCACTTTATCTAACATTGAGGACTCCATCTGCTGGAATTGGACGACTAATGGTGTCTACAGTGCAAAAACAGCCTATAATGCGCAGTTCTTTGGTACCATTGCCGAGCCGGCGCTTGCAAAGATATGGTCAATGAGAATGGAGGCCAAGGTGAAATTTTTTGCCTGGCTGTTGACGCTGAACAGGCTTCCCACTGTTGATAGACTTCGCGCCAGAGGTGGTACGCAGGCGGCGACCTGTGTGCTATGTGATCAACAGCCTGAGACGGCGCTGCACCTTACTACCCATTGCTCGTACAGCAAGGAGGTGTGGCACCTTCTTGGAACTTTCATTCCAACGCTACATCTGCTACCAATGCCTCCCTTCCAGGGAACTGAAGAATGGTGGCTCCACTTCTCCTCCATGAGCAAACAcactgctgctgccgctgcctaCCATGCATGGCATGTCCTCTAG